The Triticum dicoccoides isolate Atlit2015 ecotype Zavitan chromosome 6A, WEW_v2.0, whole genome shotgun sequence genome has a window encoding:
- the LOC119318631 gene encoding uncharacterized protein LOC119318631, protein MARTSRRREAAKLMAKPSVKAGSSLDKLKVDPDDRISKLPNDILLNILDRLDFRDVTRTSVLSRCWSQLPASLSRLKISALSFMPSQTSISDDESGGTLLRINAVNAANAAVVKATKSMLAHRDPGGCTIRLLSTVFYLRGDAPISIGHTVGNAMATHRVEKAELIVLTEKKGHMCSIADLANYGTRFVSFFNECHNAFAGLTRLYLENLSFRESDFVSNILVTCKQLNYLGFFNCDTEDWKPLQVEHAQLSDLSIVDCCFDMVELTWVPKLTWLALEILGSPEEPPLVLGYVPLLRVLRLSTIARKMVKLSSFLHETSVRDLTLGFKCEKIWVQPESLTRRQAYVFQQLRILNLVKIPEGYDLTWTMFFLEAAPSLEELYMMVWEHRCEMEMNQEFSKNKGVEWESRTSNFKHHRLAKFILVGFQANDYMVSHARRVLKAAVNLQDVYLYDRLVCAKCQNKVEVARMYDAVVRGMCLGVNLPIKFPYTNEDQRAVQKRMPRGIGSLAKIHFLTSKEIRAEHLPRIIGGC, encoded by the exons ATGGCGAGGACCAGTCGCCGGCGAGAGGCTGCCAAATTGATGGCCAAACCATCGGTCAAGGCCGGATCCTCCCTCGACAAGCTG AAAGTCGATCCAGATGATAGGATCAGCAAGTTGCCCAATGACATCCTGCTCAACATTCTTGACCGTCTCGATTTCCGTGACGTTACAAGAACCAGTGTCCTCTCCAGATGTTGGAGTCAGCTTCCTGCCAGTCTCTCACGGCTTAAAATAAGTGCTCTCAGTTTCATGCCCTCACAAACTAGCATATCTGATGATGAATCGGGTGGAACATTGCTTCGGATCAATGCAGTTAATGCAGCCAATGCAGCCGTGGTCAAAGCAACAAAGAGTATGCTGGCACACAGGGATCCAGGTGGATGCACCATCCGCCTCTTGAGCACGGTGTTCTACTTGAGAGGTGATGCCCCCATATCCATTGGGCATACTGTGGGCAATGCCATGGCGACACACAGGGTTGAGAAAGCTGAACTCATAGTTCTGACAGAGAAGAAGGGACACATGTGCAGTATTGCTGATCTGGCGAACTATGGGACACGGTTTGTGTCATTTTTTAATGAATGCCACAATGCATTTGCTGGTCTCACACGCCTCTACCTGGAGAATTTGAGTTTCCGTGAATCTGACTTTGTCTCCAACATCCTTGTCACTTGCAAGCAATTGAATTATTTAGGTTTTTTCAATTGTGACACAGAGGATTGGAAACCGCTCCAAGTTGAACACGCACAGCTCAGTGACCTCAGTATTGTCGATTGCTGTTTTGACATGGTCGAACTCACCTGGGTTCCGAAACTCACATGGCTGGCGTTGGAGATACTGGGATCTCCGGAAGAACCACCACTGGTGCTGGGCTATGTCCCATTGCTTCGGGTTCTGAGACTTTCAACTATTGCTCGCAAAATGGTCAAGttgagttcatttcttcatgagacCTCTGTTCGAGACCTGACATTGGGGTTTAAATGCGAAAAG ATTTGGGTTCAACCAGAGAGTTTGACCAGAAGGCAGGCATATGTGTTCCAGCAACTAAGGATTCTCAATCTAGTTAAAATTCCTGAAGGGTATGATCTCACCTGGACAATGTTCTTCTTGGAAGCGGCGCCGTCCCTGGAGGAGCTCTACATGATG GTATGGGAGCATCGATGTGAAATGGAAATGAATCAGGAGTTTAGCAAGAACAAGGGCGTTGAGTGGGAATCGCGTACATCAAATTTCAAGCACCACCGTCTGGCCAAGTTCATCCTTGTCGGCTTTCAAGCTAATGACTACATGGTGAGTCATGCCAGGCGTGTCTTGAAAGCAGCGGTGAATCTACAAGATGTGTACCTGTATGATAGACTAGTATGTGCCAAGTGCCAAAACAAAGTAGAGGTTGCGCGCATGTATGATGCAGTGGTACGTGGCATGTGCCTAGGCGTGAATCTGCCTATAAAGTTCCCATATACAAATGAGGACCAGCGTGCAGTGCAGAAGCGAATGCCTCGGGGCATTGGGTCACTTGCCAAAATCCACTTCCTGACATCTAAGGAAATAAGGGCCGAACATCTTCCAAGGATAATTGGAGGCTGTTGA
- the LOC119318632 gene encoding protein COP1 SUPPRESSOR 2-like, protein MVKNFRKRSLESDAADNSDDEDTRRVALEEVRYMQKLRERKLGIPAASVAPGAAASATTDASSARGRGGSGAGAAGEEDLVLQDTFAQETAVTIEDPNMLRYVENELLKKRGKTIEVNDKDDKDEVDELYVVPDHLKVRKKNMEESSTQWTTGIAEVQLPIEYKLRNIEETEAAKKMLQERRLAGKTKSDANIPSSYSADYFHRGRDYAEKLRREHPESYKGQDSQANETGGKPTDSNNPGGPPPGRREAATDELLLERFRKREKFRVMRR, encoded by the exons ATGGTGAAGAACTTCCGCAAGCGAAGCCTCGAGTCGGACGCCGCCGACAACTCCGACGACGAGGACACCCGCCG CGTTGCTCTGGAGGAGGTCAGGTACATGCAGAAGCTCCGGGAGAGGAAGCTGGGGATCCCCGCGGCGTCCGTAGCCcccggcgccgccgcctccgccaccactgACGCGTCCTCCGCTCGCGGCCGAGGTGGCAGCGGGGCAGGGGCAGCGGGCGAGGAGGACCTCGTGCTTCAGGACACCTTTGCGCAGGAGACCGCTGTTACCATCGAAGACCCCAATAT GTTGAGGTATGTGGAGAACGAGCTGTTGAAGAAGAGGGGCAAGACGATTGAGGTCAACGACAAGGACGATAAGGACGAGGTGGATGAGCTCTATGTTGTGCCGGACCACCTGAAG GTGAGGAAGAAGAACATGGAGGAGAGCTCGACCCAGTGGACCACCGGCATCGCTGAAGTTCAGCTGCCCATCGA GTACAAATTGAGAAATATTGAAGAAACCGAGGCAGCTAAAAAAATGTTGCAAGAGAGAAGGCTTGCGGGTAAAACAAAATCAGATGCAAACATTCCATCAAGTTACAGTGCTGATTATTTCCATCGTGGGAGAGATTATGCTGAAAAATTGCGAAGAG AACATCCTGAGTCGTACAAAGGTCAAGATTCACAAGCTAATGAAACTGGAGGCAAACCAACAGATAGTAACAATCCAGGTGGTCCACCTCCAGGACGTAGAGAAGCTGCTACCGATGAATTGTTGCTCGAGCGTTTCCGCAAGCGAGAAAAATTCCGTGTCATGCGAAGATAG